The Candidatus Atribacteria bacterium ADurb.Bin276 region AAATAAAAAAGCCACGGATTCTAACGAACTTTGTACCTTCTTCCCGCTAAGGTGCTTAATGGCCACTCGTTCATCCTTAGCGTTTCAGGATAGAACTGCCATCTTTCTTCTCAGAAAGACTTCGAATCTCTTTCCTTCAGGATAAAAGATTCTTTTTTTCCATCCTCCGGTATTCAGTACCTCAGAATCCGTGGTAAAAATCATGTTATCAACTCTTTGGTATAATGTCAAATAAAAAGTAAGATTAAAAAAGGTCTGGTTAAGCGATTTTCAATTGAGTGTTTGTGATTATTTCCTTAAGTTGAGCTAATTATTTAGTTAATAAAAATTTTAAAATTTTAAAAAATCACCTTATCCTTTCGATTTTTATCTAGTAAATCTATGGGTGTGATTCTCAATCAAGTTTTTAATAAAGATATATTTTACATAATGGCGGTTTATTACGCTCAATAAATGTAGCGACATACCATGATAGTATTGTCTAACCCTGGATTTTCATTGCTATTTGGTGTCATATTATGGCAGGAAGGCTATCCAATTGTTGAATTAAAATTAGCGTATTGACGATTGGATGATTTAAAATTTAAGTTAATCAAATAGGAGGATTATTAATGGAATGGGTAGAAGAGAAACTAAAGTAAGATATGAATTAGATAGTGGAGGTATTAAAGAATTATCATTTGAAGAAATTAAAGCTATCCTCAGAGGAGCTGAGGATCTTATTTCAGTTGGTGGAAGAAATCTTTTGGCAAAAATACTGAAAGGATCAAAAGATAAAATTGTTTTAAGCCACCAATTAGAAAATAGCCCAGTTTATGGTTTTTACAATGATTTAACTTTACAAGAAATACTATACCGTATTGATTGGGTTATTGAAAACCATTACTTAAATATTTATTATAATGGGCGGCTTCCAGTCCTGGTTTATTCAGATAAGGGATGGGAAATTGAAAGAGAAACCTATGCCGAAGAGCTTCTTCATAAGCTAAAATCGCTTTTAGGAACCGGAGATTATAGCTTCGTAAAAGAATTAAAAGATAGAAATCGTGGAATGATTTTGCTTTTAGTTGACAAGATCATGCAGACTCATAATAAAAAGTTTATTCCGCTTCTTTATGCTTGGAAAGAAAATGAGTACAAAAAAGTCCGATCTGCAATTCAAAATGCGATTAATTATTTATCAAATAAATAGCTCGACTCATTATCTAATGATTTGAAACCATATCTCTATTGTATTTGCCAAACGTGGATGACGGGTTTGGCTTCATCGGCAAACAACTCGAGAACATAAAGGAGACCATTGGCTCGATCGTAAGTAATATCACCAAGGCGATAACGACGCTGGACTCCTGTCCCTAACATTTCCAGTTCGATTCCCATTGGATTGAGGAAGAGATGATCATCAATATCCAGGAATGTATAAGGTTGAGGCTGGTAAGATTCAAGTTCTCCAGTAGCAACCTTTATTAAATCCATTGGATCATAAAGAATAAAACGGGCATTGAAACGTGAACTCCACCATCCTCGATTAGAAGTAGGATTGGAACATACTGCCGAACGCTCATCGGGGTAGGGAGTTCCATCAGCCAATCGGCAAAGAGTAAACTGACCGATAAACTCTTTTTCTACACAAGCGTATTCCGGCCCATCAGGATGGAGATAACCATACCAATAAAGATCACCGCTGGATTTGGTCCCTGCAAAAAGAACTGCGTTTTTCCCTGATGGAGTTGTAATCCAAGCCCCACCTGTCCATTCATCACCATGTTGATAATCATTTAAACACCGAGTGATATTGGGGGTGTTTAATGAACTCTCATAAAGCAACAATACTTTTTCCTCCAATCGTGAACCAGATTCAGCTGGTGTTCCATGGTCATCA contains the following coding sequences:
- a CDS encoding RQC domain protein, which codes for MGRRETKVRYELDSGGIKELSFEEIKAILRGAEDLISVGGRNLLAKILKGSKDKIVLSHQLENSPVYGFYNDLTLQEILYRIDWVIENHYLNIYYNGRLPVLVYSDKGWEIERETYAEELLHKLKSLLGTGDYSFVKELKDRNRGMILLLVDKIMQTHNKKFIPLLYAWKENEYKKVRSAIQNAINYLSNK